From a region of the Stegostoma tigrinum isolate sSteTig4 chromosome 25, sSteTig4.hap1, whole genome shotgun sequence genome:
- the saysd1 gene encoding SAYSvFN domain-containing protein 1 translates to MERKLAEWRARQKLESPLEEDRGFRGVHGVFSALLAKLRFPKDEVKEEVDHSWSHERSLAEPIESDHSIFNAVTILKFLLWLVLLGLFIELEFGLAFFVLSMFYWIYVGTRDPSKKKQGEISAYSVFNPGCKAIEGSLTAEQFERELQYRPLAGR, encoded by the exons ATGGAGCGGAAGTTGGCAGAATGGCGAGCCCGGCAGAAATTGGAGAGTCCGCTGGAGGAGGATCGCGGGTTTCGGGGAGTTCACGGAGTTTTCAGCGCTTTGTTGGCGAAGCTCCGGTTCCCGAAGGATGAG gtaAAGGAAGAAGTTGACCACAGTTGGTCCCATGAGAGATCCCTAGCAGAACCCATTGAATCTGATCACTCTATCTTCAATGCCGTGACAATCCTGAAATTCCTGCTCTGGCTGGTCCTACTTGGCCTCTTCATTGAGCTGGAGTTTGGCCTGGCATTTTTTGTGCTGTCAATGTTTTACTGGATTTATGTTGGCACTCGTGACCCATCCAAAAAGAAGCAAGGTGAAATTAGTGCATACTCTGTGTTCAACCCTGGCTGTAAGGCTATTGAAGGCAGTCTGACAGCAGAGCAGTTTGAGCGAGAACTTCAATACAGACCTTTAGCTGGCAGGTGA